CGCGCTCATCTCCCGGTACAGGGCCGTGGCTTCGGCCTCTTCCCCCAGCCGCTCGCCGTACGGGGGATTGGTGACGACCACGCCGTACTTCCGGCGGCTCGCGAAATCCTGGACGGCTCTGCGCTCGAAGGTCACGTCGCTCGCGACTCCCGCCCGCTGCGCGTGGTAGCGCGCCATGTCGAGCGCGGCCTGGTCGCGATCCGACCCGGAGATCCCCAGGATCGAGACGTCCCGGTCGATGGCGGCCTCGGCCTCGGCGCGCGCTTCTTGCCACACCGTCGCGGGGATGACGGGCCAGGTCGAGCTGTCGAACTCCCGCGACAGGCCGGGCGCGCGGTTGCGGGCGATCAGGGCCGCCTCGATGGGAATGGTGCCGGATCCGCACAGCGGGTCGGCCAGCACCCGATCGGGGCTCCAGCGCGCCAGCGACACCAGCGCCGCCGCGAGCGTCTCGCGCAGCGGCGCTTCGGCGGTCAGCGTGCGATAGCCCCGCTTGTGCAGCCCGATGCCGGTCGTGTCGAGGGTCAGAGTCGCGACGTCCTTGTCGAGCGCCACCAGGATGCGGAATCTCGGCCCGGTTTCCGCGAACACATCCCGCTTGTAGCGGCGCTTTAGCGCCTCGACGACGGCCTTCTTGGCGACCGCCTGGCAGGCCGGGACGCTCGTGAGCGTCGAGTCATGCGATTTCCCGTCCACCGGAAACAGGGCGTCCTCGGGCAGCAGTTCGTCCCAGGGCAACGCCTTGGTCTGGTCGAAGAGCTCGTCGAAAGTGCGCGCGGCGAATCGGCCGACCCGGATGAGCACGCGTTCGCCGGTCCGCAGCCACAGGTTCGCCCGCGCGACCGCCGACCAGTCGCCGCCGAACGCCACCAGGCCGTTGGCCGCCCTGGCATCCGGGTAGCCGAGCGCGTGCAATTCCCGCGCAACCAGGGCCTCGAGGCCCATGGCAGTCGGCACGACCAGTTCGAGATTAGGCAAGCCACCATGTTGCCAGCAAATGCGATCGTCCGGAGCGACTCGGCCGCATCGCGAGAATCAATTCCCGGCGGCGCGGTCGGGGGGTTCCTGGCTGAACGCCGGGCGTACCACGCCCGCCTCCCAGTACGGCCCGACGCGCTTGCCGAGGGTGTCGCGAATGGCGCGGACGATGCTGGGCAGGACGTACGTCTGGCCCCAGGTCACGAACCAGCTCGGCAGCCAGTCGTAGCCGGGATCGACCTTGGCGCTGTAGAACACGATGCAACGCCCGTCGGAAACGGGCACCGCAAGCAGTTCGCCGGCGTATTCGCGCAGCGTGCCCTTCACCCGCTCCCAGCGGAAGGCGTGGCGATCGGGATCGACCCAGGTGCGGGTGGTCACGGTCCGCGCTTCGAGTGGCCACGGCACGCCGACCTTGTAGTGGGACAGGATGACGCGCCCGCCGCCGGGTTCGACCTCGGCCTTCTCGATCGAGTTGTAGATGCGGGCGTAGTTCTTGAAGTCGGTCATCAGCAGGTACACGTCCCGCGCCGGATGGCGCACCAGGCCGATGCTGGTGACGGTCTTGACCGGTTCGGGCGTCTCCTCGATGCGCGTGAGGATCTCGTTGCGCTCGATGCGCCGCAGTTGCCCGGCCGACAGG
This genomic window from Candidatus Tanganyikabacteria bacterium contains:
- a CDS encoding class I SAM-dependent RNA methyltransferase yields the protein MPNLELVVPTAMGLEALVARELHALGYPDARAANGLVAFGGDWSAVARANLWLRTGERVLIRVGRFAARTFDELFDQTKALPWDELLPEDALFPVDGKSHDSTLTSVPACQAVAKKAVVEALKRRYKRDVFAETGPRFRILVALDKDVATLTLDTTGIGLHKRGYRTLTAEAPLRETLAAALVSLARWSPDRVLADPLCGSGTIPIEAALIARNRAPGLSREFDSSTWPVIPATVWQEARAEAEAAIDRDVSILGISGSDRDQAALDMARYHAQRAGVASDVTFERRAVQDFASRRKYGVVVTNPPYGERLGEEAEATALYREMSAAFGRLETWSFFVLTSHPDFERHFGRVATRKRKLYNGRIRCDLYQYFGPLPAGVPGSR
- a CDS encoding SRPBCC family protein, whose amino-acid sequence is MLRSVLPLAALLVAIAAPPAWAGARVDLSAGQLRRIERNEILTRIEETPEPVKTVTSIGLVRHPARDVYLLMTDFKNYARIYNSIEKAEVEPGGGRVILSHYKVGVPWPLEARTVTTRTWVDPDRHAFRWERVKGTLREYAGELLAVPVSDGRCIVFYSAKVDPGYDWLPSWFVTWGQTYVLPSIVRAIRDTLGKRVGPYWEAGVVRPAFSQEPPDRAAGN